tagtTGATGAAAACTTTTTACtgtgtttttgttttcaatttgagGTTCATgagataatttttttttttggccTCTTTTTTTGTGCTTCTTCGTCATAATAGTTACACCGAACTTGGTGCTAGGTGTCCTGTCAACGAGCAACTGTCAGTATCACATTAGCTCTATCTGACATGTAGTATTATATCGAAATGTTTTCAGATAATGTGTGTAAAAGaaacattattttttgagtAATTTAAAATCTGCTAAATGTTCAATGATTATTAAAGTCCCTGATGTCGAGATGCTAATAGAGCACTTAATTCGAACTTACGCGTCAACTATCGGGATGATAATTGGATCTCTTTCATTTCTGTAAGCCATGGTGTGGACCAAGCTAAGTTCTACAAGTTCTCTATATTTCTGAGCCAGCCTCCCATTTTAAAATCTACAGTGACTAATACACTattcaaaatgaaatagaTGATTAGCAACTTCTACTGTTTTAATCTAAACGTATCAAAGCTGGATCATCAATGTATTTAATACAAGCAGGGTGGAGTGGTTGTTTATATAACTCTACCTACTGGCTGGAACAGTTTTAATATTCTTATAACATTAAATCTATGAAATACTCGTTATGTTGTTTGTCTATGGCAAAGTTCCTTTCAATGCAGCAAATCGAGCTTTTAATGCATCGAAATCAgattcttcttgttgtttagGATCGTGGTTCTTAAAGACAGGTTTAACTGCCACACCACCTAACGGTTCTGCCAACCCAAATTCCTTTTGTCCTCCGTCATCATTGTCATCATCGCTATTATCGCCTGAGGCATTAGTTGCCTCTTCTTCCTTTAATCCACTATAGGGTACATTATAGGCTCTTGCTATTTCGCACAAATACAAGTCGACCAATGTTTCACTTGGCGGTTCAATGTCACATCGTTTAACAACCTTTTCTGGTACTTCTTCACCATTTTTGTTATCCAATATTGGTTGGGCAAATTCAGGTCCACCAAACTTATATACCAAAATATCTTTGATTGTGactaattcttttaattcaGTGTGGTTAGCAGAATAAATAATACTATTGACAGCTTCCTGTAGATTCTTCTCAACTGTTGTTCGTTTTAACAAGATTGGTAAACGTGCCAACAATAACTCACAATACAATTCTaaaatttccaataattcgatatatatatcatcACGGATTATATTTTCCACACGGATTTTACTGCTCGATTCTTTACCTTGTGATAACAATTCAGATAGTTGACgtctttgttgtttggtTATGGCAGTTTTCTTCTCCTGAATAAACCTCAATTTGCTTATTGCCATTTTCAACGCTGTTTTCAATCTCAATGGATTGAGGTGTAGTGGTACAGAGCCTGGTCTAgccatttttttaaagGTATGTGTTAATTGTGCTGTATTTCAATTGAGACTAAGTGTTGTTGTCTTTGGTGGAGAAGAAGTATTCTCTCTCATTTTTTGCTTTACAATTCACTTTTCCGCGCCAACCCTTGGGCGAGATAAGACAAGAAAATGTTTATGCGCTTCTCTTCAATCACAACCCTTTCTAACAACCTGTTTATAGTAGGTATTTATCTATATTTATAAACTAATTCAAACTATGATAACACTAATGGTAaccaaaattaataaactaCATAACTATATGCCTCACCGCCTCAACCTTCTTTCACAATTGTATGCTCGTGTGGAGGTACTCCTTTCACCAATACTTCGTCCTCATCCTCAATAAAATCTAATGTTGCAtctgttgattttgaaactgGCTTAACTGTACAGCattgaatttctttaatCCATTCATCTTCTAGAATTTCTTCCATAGTTGCTCTTTTCTTTGGATCAACCTCCAATAATCTTGATATGACTGGTCTAGCAGCATGTGGCAACAATCTCATCAATCTATACGGACCATGAATCTGTTTATGAtgtgatttctttttctcatCGGCACCGTGCTCGGCATCTTTTAGTCTTTGCTTTTCTTCCTCTTCGTGAATTTGTGCCAACTGTTTTTGATATCTAGGATCAGCATCTCGCAAAGCCTCATATTTCTCTTTAAGttgattctttttatcTTCAAACTCTTGTAGTTTTCTATCAATCTCATTTAATTGTGCCATAATCTCTTCTGCTTGCTCATCTGTTAAAACGGTAACAGCTTCATTTGACTTGTCTTTGCCAACCGTAGATCCACCAGTTTTTCCCAGCTCTACATCATGAGAATGATGATGTTGCTGTGGTGCACTATCGGCATCTTTCAtttcttcgtcttcttcaGGCTTGTCGCCCTTTTCCTCTTCTAGCTGctttttccttttgttCAGTCTAACAATTGTATTCTTTAGTTTACGCTGTTGCAACAAAAGTTTATGACATTCGTTactcaaataataatcatgGAAATTATCATCATACATGCAATAAAGTCGGAAACTGTTATCCTTTTCTTGACTAGGTATTTTCCAAGGAAATCTCTTCAAAGTCATACAACAGTAAATTATGGCAATAGACCATAAATCCACAGGTTGTGGGTTGTAGCTATTAGGAGATTTCAAAACCTCGGGGGCCAAGTAAGGATCAGATCCAACAATACCATGACACGGCTGAATAGAATTGTTGTTACCAAACTGTTCGTAGGGATACTTGAAAATGACAGCACTACCAAAATCGATAATCTTCAAAATCCCTTCATTCGTTATAACACAATtatccaatttcaaatcacgATGGGCCAACCCTAATTTGTGTAAATATGCCACACCTTCAATAATTTGCtttaaacaacaattgatttccGTTCGAGACATCTCTCCACTCATAACAACAGCAAAGAAATCTATAGGTGCATATTccataatttcaaaataacGATTGTTTTCATGGATAATATCGATGGTTTTAATGATGTTTGGGTGCCTCAAAGTAGAACCAATACAATACTCAGCAGTACATTTCCTAGTGTAATCCTTCAATGATTCAGTAGATCTTTTCGCTCTAAATTCTTTAACAGCAAACGTCTTGGAGTCACTGGGCCTGGTGATTAATTTGACGGACCCACCGGCTCCACTGCCCAACTCTTTCCCGATCTTACCATACTTCTTCACCAATGGAGAGTTGTCGTCCGTGAAGGGATCTCGATTGCTATTGACAGAATGTGAAGCATTGTACAAAAGTTGAGAAGAtgtttgattgattaaagTGGCTAATGACGTAGATGATTGTTCACGTGATTGCAAGGCACTGCCGTTCCCCGACCCTGCACCAGGCGAATGAACCTGCGccattggtggtggtgaatGGAGCTGATTGCTATATTGTCCCAAAATACTATGTCCTTCCTTTCTTGGATTTGaagttttctttgttttgaagaattttttcaaatcaacaactgAGCCAGATGATTTTTTATCGGAGTCCCCGCGGTGTAATCCAGATGCTTGAGGTTGTGGTGATTGTATTGATGGAATGGTAGTGGCAGTACCAGTATTGGAATGAACTGGAGAAGGGTTACGATGGTTTGCACTTGAATTGGCTTGATGAGGGTGATGGCTGTGATGATGACTTTCGGATGAATTGCTCATAACTGGAGAAGTCAACGAGTCGCCCGATTCATGTCTTCCAATATGAAATCCTAAAAACTTCCGTGTACTTCCGTGAGAATGGTTTGACGTTGACAAGGACAATTCGTCATCTTTGTCgtgtttattttttccaaataGTTTGAGTTTATGTTTATCTGGCATGATGAATGGAAAAAGCAAATAACAGGAGGGAGGGGGAGAAAGGATCTAAGTCAAATGATATTTACAAGCAAATCTTGAAAAAGCTGGAAGGAAGAGGgggggaaaaaaaagttagaATGAAACAAATTCACAAATATGGGAGGCCCGTAAAGTCAATTAGCCATAAAATTTGGATTATGAATAATGCTTGGTAAATGGTGGTGTTAGGGTGGGAATGGTTGCTATATGATTGGTTAAGGAAATAAAGTAACTCTCGTgagataaaaaaaaaattgaacagAAAAAtgagagagaaagaaaaaagaaaagaacaGTAAGAGAGTTCGGCAACGCACAAGCTCTGACAAATAGACAGGAAAAACGGAATTGACCACTCAACataaacaagaagaatttaTAAACTAAGGTTGTATTCTGTATGGTTGGTTCGATTATGAGGTGGAGAGTATAGGTAGAAGATTCTAGCGTTAGAAGACTCACTAAATTAAGAGAATAACTGTactataaataatttagtCAATAAAACCAGACAATTTTGCTTAGCTTTTagattttgtttcattattggTTCTTAGCTGTTTTTACATAAAACCAACTACATAGCCATAGCAAGAAGTCTGCATACAATTCTTTATGAGAGTCAGCCGATCAGCAATGAGTTATTTGTAGCTGGTATATTGTTTTGAGAACATCACCTATGTTCCATTCTCTTCACAAAACAACGTAATTTAATTggtgcaaaaaaaaaaaaacttattATTGTCTTATTGAAACGCGAGACATTGCAAACTCATCCACGTCATGAGACACCTCGtcattattgaataaaacGCCAGAAGTCACGGCATGGCTTTATGTGAAAAGCTTTTAATTAATGCATTCATTTGATCgaccttttttttttgcaagtCCAACTAAATAGACTCAAATCTGAGTCTTTGTACATTGTTGTCAATTCCATGGGTATTGTTTAACTTTGTGTTTTAACTTTCCCGTGCTGTAAAATCATGTAGAGATTTGAATCACATGTACATGGTATCAGATATATTGTTGACTGAACGTTGCTAGATGATGCGAACAATTCAACATATAAACAAGCAGTACAATAGAATTAATCTACATATAAAACTAAGATTCGTATCTCCAGTTTTCATTATGACTAGCCGGAATTGGTTCATCTGCAATAGCCAGGGATAAAACAACTATCTCTCACAAAGAATATATACTGGACGTATTCTGATGTTGAAATACACGAAGCAATAGCTAAAGCGCAAGAAATATCATCCCCAAGGGTTGTCTTCTATTTACAAAAGTCTTTATTGACAAATTAATCAGTTTCACATCAACTTCATTTGTTCAGAAAATCCTTTCATCTATTAAAACTATCAATTGGAAATATAATATACtataaaattcaaaataaaacactACAAAATACACTCGTTTCTTACTTTTTACTATAAAGTCTTTTCATATCTTGAGCTTTTTTCACTGGTTTGGGTAAGTGACGATGTCTTGCAATTCTATTAATTTCTGGCATATACTTGTATCTTTCCTTCAATTTGTCTTGGTATTCTAATTTAGCTCTTTGTCTACTAGATTTGATGTTAGATCTTGAAGAAGCATCGGATCTCCACACTCTCAAATTTGTATCGTCCGAACCACTTATAATGTACTTTGAATCGGTGCTGTATTTAACACTAAACACTTTTTGCATACGTTTGGTATGGTAAACGTCTTTAGACCTTCCATCCAAGGTCTTCCATAGTCTTATTGTTTTATCATAAGACCCAGTCACCAATTCTTGACCTGTTGGagcaaaatcaacatcCATGATCGCCCCAACGTGGCCCTTATACACTTTAAGAGTCTTTTGTAAATTTCTCATATCATAAAGATATCCATTATGATCTTCATTCCCAGTAGCAAAATTAAATGCTTCCATTGGATTCCATGTGATACAATTATTCCTCAAACTTGTGACTACCTTATGTACAGGGGTATTGGTTCTGATATCATACaatacaattgaattatctGATCCTGAACTGGcaattatatttgtttCTGTTTGGTTGAATTTAACTGTACCGACATTATCTGCACCCCATGATAAATCGGAAATGTGTTTGGATCGATTCACATCCCATAATTGTATCGTGGCACCTCCAGTGACAAACAAATCGTCATCACGATGATGATCAATACCTTTGAATGAATGTTCGCCAATaaatgttttcaataatcCACCACTGGTTTTcccatcaccaccaccggCACCACCAAGTTGATTACGATATATcccatcaacatcatcattgaCTTTAATGTCAAAATCATCACTATTGACTGACcatattttgattgttttatCATCCCCACAACTATACATTTTGTTAGCATATATGCAAATCCCACTCACCATTCCATAATGGGCTTTAAAACTAGCAGTCTCTAAACGATCAGTCAAATTccaatatttgattataCCATCACCCGAACCACTAGCAATTTGATTAGTAGCTTGGTAATTCTTGGCTATAAAATATACTCCGTCTCTATGACCATCGCCTAATTGTCCAATAAATGGTTGAGCAAACATCCGTTCTAATTTAGTTGCTTGTAATGCTCGAGTATACTCTCTGGCACGTTCAAACGGATGCAATGCTGGATTCAAGTTACGAGGTAATGCTGATTCTTGAGTGTTTTTCACAGGTATATATGTGTCGGAAGACCTGCTTATAGTTTTAACTTTCATTGTGGGTACTTTGGAATACTGAATGAATGAATCGTTGATTAGTTGTTAAAGTTAGCTTCTTTGGTCATCTcattggattttttttttttgggtttgTTTGTTTCGCTCTGTTTATATACAGGTACTTGTTAATCTGAggtttttggttttgtgtTTGGACTTTCACTTGTTCGGTTACAACTCTGTATCAAAAGGTAATAGAAAAGTA
The sequence above is a segment of the Candida albicans SC5314 chromosome 3, complete sequence genome. Coding sequences within it:
- the HRK1 gene encoding putative serine/threonine protein kinase (Putative serine/threonine kinase; predicted role in cellular ion homeostasis; Spider biofilm repressed), translated to MPDKHKLKLFGKNKHDKDDELSLSTSNHSHGSTRKFLGFHIGRHESGDSLTSPVMSNSSESHHHSHHPHQANSSANHRNPSPVHSNTGTATTIPSIQSPQPQASGLHRGDSDKKSSGSVVDLKKFFKTKKTSNPRKEGHSILGQYSNQLHSPPPMAQVHSPGAGSGNGSALQSREQSSTSLATLINQTSSQLLYNASHSVNSNRDPFTDDNSPLVKKYGKIGKELGSGAGGSVKLITRPSDSKTFAVKEFRAKRSTESLKDYTRKCTAEYCIGSTLRHPNIIKTIDIIHENNRYFEIMEYAPIDFFAVVMSGEMSRTEINCCLKQIIEGVAYLHKLGLAHRDLKLDNCVITNEGILKIIDFGSAVIFKYPYEQFGNNNSIQPCHGIVGSDPYLAPEVLKSPNSYNPQPVDLWSIAIIYCCMTLKRFPWKIPSQEKDNSFRLYCMYDDNFHDYYLSNECHKLLLQQRKLKNTIVRSNKRKKQLEEEKGDKPEEDEEMKDADSAPQQHHHSHDVESGKTGGSTVGKDKSNEAVTVLTDEQAEEIMAQLNEIDRKLQEFEDKKNQLKEKYEALRDADPRYQKQLAQIHEEEEKQRLKDAEHGADEKKKSHHKQIHGPYRLMRLLPHAARPVISRLLEVDPKKRATMEEILEDEWIKEIQCCTVKPVSKSTDATLDFIEDEDEVLVKGVPPHEHTIVKEG
- the IST1 gene encoding Ist1p (Protein with a positive role in the multivesicular body sorting pathway; rat catheter biofilm repressed), giving the protein MARPGSVPLHLNPLRLKTALKMAISKLRFIQEKKTAITKQQRRQLSELLSQGKESSSKIRVENIIRDDIYIELLEILELYCELLLARLPILLKRTTVEKNLQEAVNSIIYSANHTELKELVTIKDILVYKFGGPEFAQPILDNKNGEEVPEKVVKRCDIEPPSETLVDLYLCEIARAYNVPYSGLKEEEATNASGDNSDDDNDDGGQKEFGLAEPLGGVAVKPVFKNHDPKQQEESDFDALKARFAALKGTLP
- the SOF1 gene encoding rRNA-processing protein (Putative protein with a predicted role in 40S ribosomal subunit biogenesis; rat catheter biofilm induced), translated to MKVKTISRSSDTYIPVKNTQESALPRNLNPALHPFERAREYTRALQATKLERMFAQPFIGQLGDGHRDGVYFIAKNYQATNQIASGSGDGIIKYWNLTDRLETASFKAHYGMVSGICIYANKMYSCGDDKTIKIWSVNSDDFDIKVNDDVDGIYRNQLGGAGGGDGKTSGGLLKTFIGEHSFKGIDHHRDDDLFVTGGATIQLWDVNRSKHISDLSWGADNVGTVKFNQTETNIIASSGSDNSIVLYDIRTNTPVHKVVTSLRNNCITWNPMEAFNFATGNEDHNGYLYDMRNLQKTLKVYKGHVGAIMDVDFAPTGQELVTGSYDKTIRLWKTLDGRSKDVYHTKRMQKVFSVKYSTDSKYIISGSDDTNLRVWRSDASSRSNIKSSRQRAKLEYQDKLKERYKYMPEINRIARHRHLPKPVKKAQDMKRLYSKK